From one Amycolatopsis sp. FDAARGOS 1241 genomic stretch:
- a CDS encoding succinate dehydrogenase iron-sulfur subunit, which translates to MTAATTEEAPAAAQEHQPITVTLKILRFNPEVDNEPHWESYDVPAQPTDRVLNLLFYVKDYIDGTFSFRRSCAHGVCGSDAMQINGINRLACKVLMKDLLESGGKKTVISIAPIKGLTTLKDLYVDMDPFFEAYRAVKPYLINYGHEPSRERIQSQADRDRFDDTTKCILCACCTSSCPVYWNDGSYFGPAAIVNAHRFIFDSRDDAAEERLDILNDSEGVWRCRTTFNCTDACPRGIQVTKAIQEVKRALLFKRV; encoded by the coding sequence ATGACTGCGGCAACCACCGAAGAAGCTCCGGCGGCGGCGCAGGAGCACCAGCCGATCACGGTCACGCTGAAGATCCTCCGCTTCAACCCGGAGGTCGACAACGAGCCGCACTGGGAGTCCTACGACGTCCCGGCGCAGCCGACCGACCGTGTGCTGAACCTGCTGTTCTACGTCAAGGACTACATCGACGGGACGTTCTCGTTCCGCCGTTCGTGCGCCCACGGCGTGTGCGGTTCGGACGCCATGCAGATCAACGGGATCAACCGTTTGGCCTGCAAGGTGCTCATGAAGGACCTGCTCGAGTCCGGCGGCAAGAAGACCGTCATCTCCATCGCGCCGATCAAGGGTCTGACGACGCTGAAGGACCTGTACGTCGACATGGACCCGTTCTTCGAGGCGTACCGGGCCGTGAAGCCGTACCTGATCAACTACGGTCACGAGCCGTCCCGCGAGCGCATCCAGTCCCAGGCCGACCGCGACCGCTTCGACGACACCACCAAGTGCATCCTCTGCGCCTGCTGCACGTCGTCCTGCCCGGTCTACTGGAACGACGGCTCGTACTTCGGCCCGGCCGCCATCGTCAACGCGCACCGCTTCATCTTCGACTCGCGCGATGACGCGGCCGAGGAGCGCCTCGACATCCTCAACGACTCAGAGGGTGTCTGGCGGTGCCGAACGACGTTCAACTGCACGGACGCCTGCCCACGGGGGATTCAGGTGACGAAGGCCATTCAGGAAGTGAAGCGCGCACTGCTGTTCAAGCGCGTCTGA